The Salinirubrum litoreum genome segment GCTATTCCTCGTGCCGTACGCCTACATGGTGTCGACCTCGCTGAAGCCGGAGCAGTTCACGTTCTCGAGCAGTCCGTACTGGATCCCGCCGGAGGTCACGTTCCGCTGGTACGAGGCCGTTCTCGCCGGCGCACCGATCGTCCAGTGGGGACTCAACACGTTCGTCATCGCGGCGACGACGACCGTGCTCGTGGTCATCCTCGACTCGATGATCGCGTTCTCGCTGACCAAACTCGACTGGCCGGGCAAGCGCATCGTGTTCACGATCATCGTCGCCTCGTTCATGGTGCCGGTGTTCGCCAACATGGTGCCGCTGTACACGATCATCACCGACTTCGGGCTGATCAACAGTCCGCTGGCGGTGATCCTGCCGTTCAGTGCGATGCCCATCGGGGTGTTCCTGTTCACGCAGTTCTTCCACGACCTGCCGGATTCGGTCATCGAGGCCGCGAAGCTCGACGGCTTCTCCACGTTCCAGATCTACTACAAGATCGTGTTACCGCTGATGAAGCCGGCGATCGCCGCGCTGTCGCTGTACACGTTCGTCTACACGTGGAACCAGTTCCTCTGGCCGCTCATCGTGTTGCAGGGACAGCAGCAGTTCACGCTCCCGGTCGGAATCGTCACGATGCAACCGACGCAGGTGTTCCAACCGGGTGCGGAGATGGCGGGGACCTTCCTCGCGGTCCTGCCGCTGTTCGTCGTCTTCCTCCTCCTGCAAGAACACCTCGTGAACGCCGTGCAGATGCAGGGGACGACCGGATAATGTCCCGGAACACGCCGTCTGCGGGGACGTTCCGCACGACGGACGCAGACGACGGTCGGGGCGGACTCACCGACCCGGAGCAGTCCGTGTTCCGTCGGCGCGGTGACGCGACGGCGTTCGACGACGAAGAGCACGACGACGGGAGTCGTTCGAACGCCTTCGTCACGACGCTCAAGTTCGTCTACCGGCACAGCACCGCGCTCGTTCCGGCGAGCGTCGTCTGGGTGCTCTGTTCGCTCCCACTGGTCACCGTCGGGCCGGTGAGTCTCGGCCTGTACTCGGTGGTGCTGTCGCTCCGCGAGACCGGTCGTGTCGACCGAACTCGCGTCCTCACCACGGTCCGAGAGAACCTCGTCCCGGCGACGCTCCTCGGGTTCCTCCCGGTGACGCTCGTCGGCATCGCAGGACTGTACGTCGTCACGGGGTTGTCGAGCGGCATCGTCGGGACCGCGCTCACCGTCGGTGCGGTGTACGCGGCCCTGTACGTCGGGGTGTTGCTGATCCCGACGTTCGTCTCGGTGGCGGCCGGCGTCGACCCGAAGGTCGCGCTTCGCGAGTCGTACGTGTGGCTCGCCGGATCACCGGTGACCGGCTTGCTCCTCTTGCTCGTGACGGCCGTGCTCCTCGTCGCGACGCTGGGGCTCACCATCGGGTTCCTGCTCCTGTTCGCCGGGATCACGGCGACCTATCACGTCGAAGTGCTCGTCCGCACGGCCGCAGACGAAGAAGCGCTCCCGAGTTTCGCTGCGGGGCTCCGGTGACCCGGTCTCCACCGCGAATCACGTGACAGCGACCGCGCGGGGACGACCGGTCGTCCACCGGGCACCTCCCGAACGCATGAAAAGATACATAACACGAATACGAAAATATGGCGAGCAACCAGTGATACGATGAGCATCGAACAACAGCAGTCGGTAGCGACGCATCGGCGGTCACAGTCGCTCTCCGGGACGTGGACGCTCCGCTTCGACCCCGAAGACGTCGGTGTCGAGGAGCGGTGGACCGCAGTCGACGCCCACTGGAGCGACGAGGACTGTCTCTCCGTCGACGTGCCGCACGTCTGGCAGGAGTACGACTCCTACCGCGACTACACCGGCGTCGG includes the following:
- a CDS encoding carbohydrate ABC transporter permease, which translates into the protein MSTASSRLLSERVRSIGVYAALYGTAALFLVPYAYMVSTSLKPEQFTFSSSPYWIPPEVTFRWYEAVLAGAPIVQWGLNTFVIAATTTVLVVILDSMIAFSLTKLDWPGKRIVFTIIVASFMVPVFANMVPLYTIITDFGLINSPLAVILPFSAMPIGVFLFTQFFHDLPDSVIEAAKLDGFSTFQIYYKIVLPLMKPAIAALSLYTFVYTWNQFLWPLIVLQGQQQFTLPVGIVTMQPTQVFQPGAEMAGTFLAVLPLFVVFLLLQEHLVNAVQMQGTTG